GAGACGGATTGATTCGGTGTTGCTGAAGGGGGAGGAGACGAAGAAGTTGGAGAGGGGGGCGGATTTTGTTCCGGTGGCGGGTGCTGGGACTGGGGATGCCGGGGCGGGTGTTGGCGCGCCAGTGAATAGTAGGGATATGATGACGAAGGTTATGGCGGATCCATTATTTGAGGTTAAGAAGAGGGAGCAGGCGGCTTATGAGGCTGCGGTGAAGGAGTCGGCGAGGAGGGGGAAGAGAGTTGTTGATGGGGTTAATGGTGGTGATCGTCAGCCGGAGAAGGAGCGCGAGAGGGAGCGGAATCGTGATCGCAGTCATCGCCACAGGAGTCGTCGATACAGTGATGAAGACTCGCACAGACACCGTTCACGTCGACACCGGTCTAGGTCTTCGTCGCCGGACTATCGTCGTTCACATAGGAGTCGGAGGGATGATCGGGACTATCGTGATGATCGTAACTGGAGGGGCAGAGACCGCAGAGACCGTAACCGGCGCGAAGACCGTGGACGTGGCCGATCTCGAGACGGACATGACCGCAAAGATCATGACCGCCGTGCTTCGAGCAGACACCGGGACTGTGATGATAGATACTACGACCGCCCTCGTCGCGACTCGTATAGTCGACGTTCATCCTCTCCTCGTCGGGACCGTCGTCCATCTCCTGACAGGCGAGGCGCAGAAAGCAACGGCTACCGCAAGCCTCGAGACTACGACAACCGCCCGCGTGACTCCTATCGCCGTGACCGTGACCATAGCCATCCCCAGTCCGAGGCTCCCAACGGTCACGCTAATGGCCacgccaacaacaccaaaTCTAAAgagcaacaagaagaagaacgccAGCGCAAACTTGCCGAAATGCAATCCAATGCTTCCGATCTCGAGGCGACCCGTCGTAAACGCATCGACGAAGTCACGGCCATGGAAGAGCGCCAGCgcgaggaggacgagagaAATCGTACTGAGAAGGGTCGGTTTGTCGGACAGTTGCACCGCCAGTTACAAGAGGATAGTCTTGATCAAAGGATCCAGAGGAGTCGTGGAGGGCTGGTTGTTGATAAGGAAGAGTAGTTGCGTCTGTGGTTTTTCTATGCGTCTACATGGTTTGTCATGGGCATTATGGGCAGCTGGGTTAATTTCAT
This region of Aspergillus chevalieri M1 DNA, chromosome 4, nearly complete sequence genomic DNA includes:
- the cwc25 gene encoding U2-type spliceosomal complex subunit CWC25 (COG:S;~EggNog:ENOG410PJH6;~InterPro:IPR019339,IPR022209;~PFAM:PF10197,PF12542), whose product is MGGGDLNLKKSWHPSLLRNQERVWSEEKKALEERKRIDQLRRERDEERQIQDLQRLQEDSGQVRQTQRVDWMYQAPSGATGHVAEEMEGYLLGKRRIDSVLLKGEETKKLERGADFVPVAGAGTGDAGAGVGAPVNSRDMMTKVMADPLFEVKKREQAAYEAAVKESARRGKRVVDGVNGGDRQPEKERERERNRDRSHRHRSRRYSDEDSHRHRSRRHRSRSSSPDYRRSHRSRRDDRDYRDDRNWRGRDRRDRNRREDRGRGRSRDGHDRKDHDRRASSRHRDCDDRYYDRPRRDSYSRRSSSPRRDRRPSPDRRGAESNGYRKPRDYDNRPRDSYRRDRDHSHPQSEAPNGHANGHANNTKSKEQQEEERQRKLAEMQSNASDLEATRRKRIDEVTAMEERQREEDERNRTEKGRFVGQLHRQLQEDSLDQRIQRSRGGLVVDKEE